ATGTCGTCGTCCGATTTTTTCGGCATGACCGCCTTCAGCTGCACAAACAGATAACCGCGCTCACCGGCCTTGTTCAGCAGGCCATGGCCCTTGGCGCGCATGCGCTGGCCATTCTGGCTGCCGGCAGGAACCTTGAGGTTGATCTTGCCGGTCAGGGTCGGCACGGCGACCTCGGTGCCCAGCGCCAGCTCCCACGGCGCCAGCGGCAGCGTGATGATCAGGTTCTCGCCTTCGACATCGAATTTCGGGTGCGGCGCAAAACGTATCGTCAGGTACAGGTCACCATTGGCGCCACCACCGACACCCGGCGCGCCCTGGCCCTTGAGGCGGATGCGCTCGCCGTCGGTCACGCCGGCGGGGATCTTGACGTTCAGGCTTTTCGGGGTGTTGCTGACGTGCTGGCCGGCCGCATTGTATTGCGGTACCTGGAAGGTGACCTTCTTCGATTCGTTCGAGAGGGTCTCTTCGAGAAAAATCCCCAGTTCCATTTCCACGTCTTGCCCTCTACGCCCCGTACTGCGGCGCGACTCTCCACCACCAAAACCAGGGCCACGGTTACCGAAGATCGAACTGAAGAAGTCCGAAAAATCGCCGGTGTCCTGGCCACCGCCACCGAAACCGCCACGGCTCTGCCAGCCCGGTGGTCCCTGGAACGGTTGGCCATGCTGGCCGTAACGGCGCAAGTCGTCGTATTCGGCGCGTTTGTCGGCGCTTTTCAGCGCCTCATAGGCCTCGGAGGCGTCCTTGAACTTGGCCTCGGCGTCCTTTTCCTTGCTGACATCGGGGTGGTATTTGCGCGCGAGCTTGCGATAGGCGGCCTTGATCGCCTTGTCGTCTGCCGTCGGCTCCACACCGAGAATCTTGTAATAGTCTTTGAAGTCCATCGCGGGAATCACCATCCGTTATCGAAATCGCGCCACCTGCCACAGCATGCACTTTATTGCAGCACAGGATTTGACCGATCTCAGGGTTGTGACCGGGTAGCGCATCAGAAGTTTATCGGCAGCGGATGGGGCTTCTTGCGGTCGCCCCGTAGCTGTCCGGTTGATGCAGGGTAGTTTGGGGGTGATGAGGCATCTTTCAAGGCGCCGAAAGGCAAGATTTAGCGGATAGTCGGCCTTCGATTCTGTGCCGCTCTGACATACACTGCGCGGCCGTTTTTTAACCGGAACCTGAAAGACATGAAAAACGCATCTCCAGCCCGTGCCTGCGGCATCGACTTCGGCACGTCCAACTCCACCGTCGGCTGGCTGCGTCCCGGCGTGGAAACGCTGATCGCGCTGGAGGACGACAAGATCACCCTGCCTTCGGTGGTGTTCTTCAACATGGAAGAGCGCCGCCCGGTGTACGGCCGCCTGGCGCTGCACGAGTACCTGGAAGGCTACGAAGGCCGGCTGATGCGCTCGCTCAAGAGCCTGCTGGGCTCCAAGCTGATCAAGCACGACACCAGCGTCCTCGGCACGGCGATGCCGTTCAAGGACCTGCTCGGGCTGTTCATCGGTCAGTTGAAGAAGCGCGCCGAAACCACCGCCGGTCGGGAATTCGAAGAAGTGGTGCTGGGTCGTCCGGTTTTCTTTGTCGATGACGACGAAATGGCCGACCAGGAAGCGGAAAACACTTTGGTCGATGTGGCCCGCGCCATTGGCTTCAAAGACGTGTCGTTCCAGTACGAACCGATTGCGGCGGCGTTCGACTACGAGTCGACCATCGAAAAGGAAGAGCTGGTGCTGATCGTCGACATCGGCGGTGGTACGTCCGACTTCTCGCTGGTGCGCCTCTCCCCGGAACGTCGCAACCACGACAACCGCCACGACGACATCCTCGCCACCGGCGGCGTGCACATCGGCGGGACCGACTTCGACAAGCAACTGAGCCTGCAAGGCCTGATGCCGCTGTTCGGCTACGGCAGCCGCATGAAGAGCGGCGCCTACATGCCCACCAGCCACCACATGAACCTGGCGACCTGGCACACCATCAACTCGGTGTACTCGCAAAAGTCGACCCTGGCCCTGGGTAGCATGCGTTACGACATCGAAGACACCGGCGGCATCGATCGCCTGTTCAAGCTGATCGAACAACGTGCCGGGCACTGGTTGGCGATGGAAGTGGAAGAGACCAAGATCCAGCTGACCCACGCCGACAGCCGTCACGTGCCGCTGGACCGTATCGAAGCCGGCCTGAGTGTGGAGCTGAGCCGTGCGCTGTTCGAATCGGCCATCGACAATCTGCTGGAACGGGTACGCAACAGCGTGACCCAACTGCTGGCTGACGCTGACGTGCGGGTCGATCAGGTGGATACGGTGTTCTTCACCGGTGGTTCGAGCGGGATTCCGGCGCTGCGCAACAGCGTGTCGGCGATGCTGCCGAATGCGCGGCATGTGGAAGGGAATATCTTTGGCAGCATCGGCAGTGGTTTGGCGATTGAGGCAGCCAAGCGTTACGGCCCGATGAACTGATCCAAAACCGAGGTTGCTCCCATCGCTAGCAGGCTAGCGATGGCTTCAGATCAAGCAACACATCTCTCGGATCAAACCATCCCCACTTGCTTCAACTCGCTCTTCAGGTACGCGTAATAAATCGGCCCCGCCACCACCCCCGGCAGGCCGAACGCGGCTTCGAACACCAGCATCGCCAGCAGCAACTCCCACGACTTGGCACTGATCTGCCCGCCGACAATGCGCGCGTTGAGGAAGTATTCGAGCTTGTGGATAAAAATCAGGTAACCCAACGCCGCCAACGCCACCCAGATTGACAGCGACAGGCCGACGATGGTGATCAGGGTGTTCGACATCAGGTTGCCGATCACTGGCAACAGGCCGAGCAGGAAGGTCAGCACGATCAGGGTTTTGGTCAGCGGCAGCTTGATACCGAACATCGGCAGAATCACCGCCAGGAAAATCCCGGTGAAGAAGGTGTTGAGCAGGGAAATCTTGATCTGCGCGAATACGATGTTGCGAAACGCCTGAACCAGCAGGTGCAGACGATCAAACAACGCGGCGGCCAGCGGCTTGCGTTTGGTCAGGTCGGGAATGCGCTGCAGGGCGATGATCGCGCCGAGCACCATCCCGATCAGCAGCGTCACAAACATGTGCGCCGCGTCCTTGCCCACCAGTTGCAAATCGCTGAGGTGTTTGCTGACCCATTCGCCAATCGCCACGCGAAACTCTGCGGCACTGGCCGGCAGGTAGGCATCGATGAACGGCGGCAGTTGCCCGCGTGCGCGGTCGACCACGCCCATGAACTTGTCGAGGGAAGCGCCGGGGTTTTCGGCCTCGTGCAGCAGGAAGCTGATGGCGCCGGCGAAGATCAGCGACAGGACGCTGACAATCAGAGTTCCCAGCAACGCCACCGCCAGCCAGCGCGCACGCCGACCTTCGATCAATCGCTGAAGCTGCGGAGTGAGCATGTTGACCAGTTCGAACACCAACAACCCGGCCAACAGACTCGGTAGCAAGCGCAACGGAAGCACCAGCAGCAGTCCGCCGAAGATGATGACCCAGCTGATGACCAGCAAAACATGACGCTGAGAAAACGTTGGCATACAGCCTCAAAACGAACGGCGTAAAAGGATTGGCAGTCTGCCAGCGTTCGGGTGACAGCACTAGGGATTGTGTGGGTCGACCTTGGTCGGGGGCTCAGGCTTTTTTTGCAGCGTCTTGAACCGCCTCATCGCTAGCAGGCTAGCGATGAGGCCCTCACTGGCCCCCCCCCACAAATTCCGCTGAATGTTCATTTCTTCTTCAGACAATCACTCATGAACACCTTGCGCTCGTCACCCTTGAGGGCCTTGGTGGTGGCGTCGGCATTGCAGGTTTTCATTTTTTCCTGCTGCGGCGTCAAGGTCGTCGGGGCATCGGTTGCCGCCGGCGTGGCTTTCAGGCAATTGCTCATGAAGAGTTTTCGCTCATCGCCCTTGAGGCTTTTGGCGCTGGCGTCGGCGTTGCAGGTGGTCATCTTGTTCTGTTGTTCCGTGGCGGCGAAACCCTGGGAGCAGAGCAGCAACCCGATCATCAACAAAGGGACACGCAGAAACTTCATGGAGTTTTCTCCTGGGCGCCGTACCGGCGGGAACGGCCATGTTTTGCAGTGTAGACAACAGCTGTTACACCTTCCTTGTTTGTAGATGGCTCCGTCGATATTGCTCCGGCGTGCACCCGGCCTGGCGCTGGAACATCGCGATAAACGCCGAGCCGGTGCTGTAGCCCATGTCGAAGGCGACTTCCTGAATGCTGCGATGGCTGTCCAGTGCTTCAATCGCCGCAAGAAACCGCAAGCGCTGGCGCCACTCGCCAAAACTCATGCCCAACTCGCGGACAAACTGCCGCGCCAGGGTGCGTTCACTGACATGAATGTGCGTCGCCCAATCCGCCAGCGGCCGGTTATCCCCAGGCTCGGCTTGCAGGGCTTCGAGTATGCCAAGTAGCCCCGGACTGCTGGCATAGGGCAGATAACACTCTTGCACTGGCGCCAGTTGCAGTTGATCCACCAGCACCTGGGCCAGACGCTTGTCCGCCTCCTGCTCAGGAATCTTCACGTCGCGGGTGGCAAAATCCTTGAGGATGGCCTTGAGGATGTCGCTGATGGCCAGGGTGCAGGCCTGTTGCGGCAAGTCACGGCATAACGCAGGTGCAAGACAGACCGCGCGGTAATTGATTGGCTGGTTGCTGTAGAAGCTGTGTTCCGTCTCGGGCGGGACCCATACCGCATATTGCGGTGGCGACATGAAACGTCTGTTGCCGATTTCCATGTGCAACACACCGTTGGCCGAATACTCCAGCGTGCCCCAGGGGTGCCGGTGCGCCGAAGCGTATTCGTGCGTGTCGAAGTCGGCGTAGCGGAAGTACACCGGGGCCGGCAGTTCGCTGAAATCCAGCAGGTCGATGTGTTTACTGGTCATGCTGTCCGTATTCAGGGGCCGGTTGTCTGGATCGAAGTATAGGCTTGTATTCAGACAGGGGATAATTGCCCCTCATTAACGTTCTGGTTTTTCCCTGATGCAATACGCGTATCCCCTGCTGGCCATTTTCATATGGGCCGGCAACACCGTGATCACCAAAATGTCAGCCGGGGCGATCTTCCCCGCCGAGATCGGCTTCTACCGCTGGCTGCTCGCCGGACTGTTGTTCTCGCCCTTCATGCTTAAACCGGTGATCGCCCATTGGCCGATGATCCGCCCGAACCTCGGCAAGATTTTCATCCTCGGCGTGCTGGGCATGGCGGTCTATCAGAGCCTGGCGTATTTCGCTGCGAGCCTGACCTCGGCCACCAACATGGGCATCATCCTGTCGCTGATGCCATTGATGTCCCTGGCCATGGCGATCATCAGCCTCGGTCAACGCCTGACTATCGGCGCCCTGGCCGGTGCAGTGCTGTCGTTCGCCGGGGTATTGGTAGTCGTCTCGTCCGGCAGCCTTGGTGTACTACTGGAACATGGGGTGAACCTGGGCGACGCGATGATGCTGATCGCCACACTGGCTTATGCGATCTACAGCACCCTGCTGAAAAAATGGCAGCTGCGCTTGCCGCCGCTAGTGTTGCTGTATTTGCAGGTGTTGGTGGCGGTGGTGGTGCTGTTTCCGCTGTTCCTTGCCTCGCAGAAAACCGGCCTGACCCTACAAAATATTCCACTGGTGCTGTACGCCTGTTTGCTGGCTTCGATGGTCGCGCCGTTGGCGTGGATGCAGGCCGTAGTGCGTCTGGGGCCGAGCCGAACCACGTTGTTTTTCAATTTGCTGCCGTTGATTACCGCGCTGATTGCGGCGGTGGTGTTGCATGAGCAGTTGGCGATGTACCACTTGGTGGGCGGGATGTTGACGTTGGGTGGGGTGATTCTCTCCGAGCGCTGGACGACCGTATTCGGTCGCACTTAATTCTTTTGTGGCGAGGGAGCTCGCTCCCTCGCCACAGGGGCAATCTAAAGCCCTGCCGCTTTCAACCGCGCCGCATGCTCGACAAATAACCGAATCGGCTCCGCCCCTTTGCCCACCAACCCCAGCGACTGATTGACGATGTCGAAGTGATCCAGCGGATACTCGTCACCAATCACCGTCCCCAGGTGCGAGCTATACCGCCCGACCATCCCGTCACAATGCCCGGCTTCGCGGACGAAGGTCTTGGCAAACAACCGGCAACTGCGGTTGGTGCCATCGAGCACGTTGCGTCCGCTATCCGTCTTGCCCGGCTGCAAGGTGCCGGACCACGAGTAATACCGCACACCATTGACCTCTTCCGGCCCCTGCCCGCCCCAAGTCTCGGGCAACCCTTGTGGGTATCGCTGATTGAACAGCGCCACCCCTTCGGTGGTGAGTGAGTGATGGGACGCATGAACATCCACGGGAAATTTGGGCCCGCGATAACCGGTTTCCAACAGGCTCATCAGGGCAGCGATCATCCGCAGCAAAAAGGTCAGCAGCCGGCCTGTGGCGCTGTCATGGGGATAATGTTTGTGCAGATAGTCCGCCAGTTCCGAGCCATGATTCGGCCCTGCCACCGACGTCACCGACGCCACCCAATCCGGGCGCTTGGCGGCAGCATACCGGGCCGTCAGCGAACCTTGGCTGTGGCCGATCAGGTTGACCTTTTCCGCCCCGGTCTCGCGCAGAATCTCCTCAATACGCGCCAGCAGCTGCTCGCCTCGCACCTCGCTGGAGTTGAGCGGCGAAACCTGCACCGCGAACACCACTGCACCACCCTGGCGCAGCGCCGAAATGATCCCGTACCAGTACGGATAAAGCACCAAACGAACAAACCCGAGCATTCCCGGGACCAATACCATCGGATAACGCGTGGCGGAACCTTGCGACATGGGCGGACATCCTTGTGATCGGTGAGGTAACGCAAGGCTGGATGCAAGACATCCGCCAAGCATCACCAGCGAACGTGACAACGGTGCGACAGCCGCGACTGCGGGTGACGAGCCTGCCAAGCCGAAAGAAACACCTCGGCCAAACGCCGCGAATGAGAACTCAATGTTCGCCTCGTTGCCGCTGACCGCCTGCACGCCGACGCTGATCAGCGTGCGCTGGCACAACTCCAAGCTCTATGCCCACGGCTGGGAGGCCGGGTGTTCGCGGTCCGGCGAGAACTGGTTGCGACCTGCAGCGTTTATCGGCCGCCATCGCGGGCAAGCCGCTCCCACAAGTACGGCGATCCCCTGTGGGAGCGGGCTTGCCCGCGATGGCGTCAGCACAGACGCCCGATTATCGGGTGGGTTTGACGGTTACTGGCGCCTTGCCCGCCTTCATCTGTTCCAGCAGCGGCGCACACTGGTTCGGCTCGCCCCCGCTCGGTGCCACCAACGCCAGCAAACCTGCCGCCGGCGCGGCAATCACGCCGAGCGCCACCATCCCGGCCCCGCGCAACATCAATGGCACCGCCTTCACACCCGCATCAGGCTTGATGAACTTACCCCGCACGTACAGTGGCGAACGCAATGAAATCAAGCGCCAGCCTTTGGATTCCGGGGTGATGGTCAGGTCCAGTTGTTCTGTCGCCATGTTCACGGTGCCATCGATGTAGACGATCGCGTTCTCGGTATCGAAGACAAACAACCGGGTGCTAGCCAGACCGCTTTTGATATCTAAGTCAGCGGCGGCGCAGTTGATCTTCACTTCTTTGTCACCAAAAATCCGCCCGACTACATAGTTGCCGACGTTCAGACCGGCCAGCTCCATCAACTCGCGACTGATGGCGCCGTCGTTGATCAGCATTTTCAGATTGCCATTGGCGCTGCCCAGCAATTTCGCCACTGAGTTACCGCGACCGCTGATGTCGGCATCGCCATTGAGCTCGCCGAAACTGGTTTTCATCGGTTCAAAGGTCGGGAACAACTGTTTGAGCTTGAAACCGCGCGCGGTGAGTTTGGCCTTGCCTTCCAGGGGATCGGTGTGACCGTCCAGGCGAATTTGAGCATCCAGCTTGCCCCCGGCTACGCCGAAGCGCAGCGGCTCGAGGCTGAGCACGCCATCGGTGAGCACCAGGTGCGTGTAAAGATCATTGAATGGCAGTTTTTCGCTGTGGACGATGCGTTTGCCGGTGAACTCGACATCAGCGTCCATATCGCGCCAGCGCTCGGTCTTGAACTCTTCGACCGGCAAAACCTTGTCCGCCGGTTGCTTGCTCTCGCCGCCACGGGCCTTTTGCTTGGCGTTTGAGTCGGCGCCGATCAGTGGCGCCAGGTCGGCAAACAGAAGTTGATTGGACAGCAACGAACCACTGAGTTTTGGCCTCGGCTGACTGGCAACGTAGGCCAGGTTGCCATGGATATCGCTGGAGCCGATCTTGCCGTTGAACTCTTCATAGCGGAACACCGCGCCCCCCGGCTCATGCAACTTGGCAATCAGGTGACCGTCGGTGGCATAGGGCGGTGTGTCCGGCAGGATCACGCCGGTCAGCGGGTAGAGATTGCCCAGGCTGGTACCGGCCAGTTTCAGGCGCAGGTCCAGAGCGCCGAGGTTCAGCGGATCGGTCAGGGTGCCAGCGAGCTGGACGCTGGTGTCGGCAATCTGCACTTGAGCCTGCAACGGAAACGGCGTGGCGGAATCCTGCAAGGCCAACAAGCCGCCGATCTTGCCCTGCCCCGTGAGTTTCTGGCCGCGATACTGACCTTTGACCTTCAACGCGAAAGCGTAGTCCTGGGGCGCATTGCCCTTCTCCTGCACGGTTTTCGCGGCTTTGTCACCGACGATATCGCTGAACGGGATCGGCTTGCCGAGCGGGTCGATCAGCAGGTCGAGTTGAGTCTTCAAGCTTTGATCGTCGAGGGTGACGTGGCCCTTATCGAAGCCGATCGCGCCGATGTCCACTACCCACGGAGAAGGTTCGGCGTTCGGGTCTTTCGGATCGAACTTGAACGTCCAGTTGGCGCGACCGTCAGCAAGGCGTTGCAGCTCGGCATTGGGTTCGGTGAGGTCGATGCGCGGGATCACCACGCGCTGAGCCAGCAAGGCCAGCGGCGAGATACGCAGCTCGACGCGTTTGAGCGTGGCCATCTGTGGCGTTTTCGACCAGTCCGGATTGCCCAGGCTCAAGTCTTCGGCCACCACATGCGGCCACGGCACCCAGGATCGCCAGCCGCCCTCGCCGATCTCGCGGCGCCAGACCACTGCCAGGTTGCCGTTGATGGCGAATGGGCGGTGCAGTTCCTCGGAAACCTTGGCGTTGAGGGGTGGTTTGATTCGGTTCCAATCGAAGAACACGATGACCAGCACCAGCACCGCCAACAAGACAACAAGGCTGGTGAAGGTCCAGGCGAGAACTTTACGAGTGCGCGTCATTGCACAGGGCTCCTGATACGACTGAACGCCTCGACCGCGACGCCCATGAAAACGCTGGGCCAGAACCGGCCCGCTATGACATCTACGACTGGCAAACGGCCCGCAGGTTTAATCGAAAAACCGTTTTTGACGTAATTGACCGGTCGAATTCGCCTTTCCCCTCTCTCTAGCGTTACCGGCTCCGCACTTTTGCGAGGCGCGAGTGAGTCGAAAATACCCATCTCCGTGCAAAAGCAGCGGCCAGAAACGCCCGGTTTACAAGGGCTGCAGAGAACAATCAATTCCGTTGATTATTAACATTG
The Pseudomonas sp. MYb327 DNA segment above includes these coding regions:
- a CDS encoding DnaJ C-terminal domain-containing protein, which produces MDFKDYYKILGVEPTADDKAIKAAYRKLARKYHPDVSKEKDAEAKFKDASEAYEALKSADKRAEYDDLRRYGQHGQPFQGPPGWQSRGGFGGGGQDTGDFSDFFSSIFGNRGPGFGGGESRRSTGRRGQDVEMELGIFLEETLSNESKKVTFQVPQYNAAGQHVSNTPKSLNVKIPAGVTDGERIRLKGQGAPGVGGGANGDLYLTIRFAPHPKFDVEGENLIITLPLAPWELALGTEVAVPTLTGKINLKVPAGSQNGQRMRAKGHGLLNKAGERGYLFVQLKAVMPKKSDDDIKALWQELAKKAAFDPRENF
- a CDS encoding Hsp70 family protein, with the protein product MKNASPARACGIDFGTSNSTVGWLRPGVETLIALEDDKITLPSVVFFNMEERRPVYGRLALHEYLEGYEGRLMRSLKSLLGSKLIKHDTSVLGTAMPFKDLLGLFIGQLKKRAETTAGREFEEVVLGRPVFFVDDDEMADQEAENTLVDVARAIGFKDVSFQYEPIAAAFDYESTIEKEELVLIVDIGGGTSDFSLVRLSPERRNHDNRHDDILATGGVHIGGTDFDKQLSLQGLMPLFGYGSRMKSGAYMPTSHHMNLATWHTINSVYSQKSTLALGSMRYDIEDTGGIDRLFKLIEQRAGHWLAMEVEETKIQLTHADSRHVPLDRIEAGLSVELSRALFESAIDNLLERVRNSVTQLLADADVRVDQVDTVFFTGGSSGIPALRNSVSAMLPNARHVEGNIFGSIGSGLAIEAAKRYGPMN
- a CDS encoding PsiF family protein encodes the protein MKFLRVPLLMIGLLLCSQGFAATEQQNKMTTCNADASAKSLKGDERKLFMSNCLKATPAATDAPTTLTPQQEKMKTCNADATTKALKGDERKVFMSDCLKKK
- a CDS encoding helix-turn-helix transcriptional regulator, which encodes MTSKHIDLLDFSELPAPVYFRYADFDTHEYASAHRHPWGTLEYSANGVLHMEIGNRRFMSPPQYAVWVPPETEHSFYSNQPINYRAVCLAPALCRDLPQQACTLAISDILKAILKDFATRDVKIPEQEADKRLAQVLVDQLQLAPVQECYLPYASSPGLLGILEALQAEPGDNRPLADWATHIHVSERTLARQFVRELGMSFGEWRQRLRFLAAIEALDSHRSIQEVAFDMGYSTGSAFIAMFQRQAGCTPEQYRRSHLQTRKV
- a CDS encoding DMT family transporter, translating into MQYAYPLLAIFIWAGNTVITKMSAGAIFPAEIGFYRWLLAGLLFSPFMLKPVIAHWPMIRPNLGKIFILGVLGMAVYQSLAYFAASLTSATNMGIILSLMPLMSLAMAIISLGQRLTIGALAGAVLSFAGVLVVVSSGSLGVLLEHGVNLGDAMMLIATLAYAIYSTLLKKWQLRLPPLVLLYLQVLVAVVVLFPLFLASQKTGLTLQNIPLVLYACLLASMVAPLAWMQAVVRLGPSRTTLFFNLLPLITALIAAVVLHEQLAMYHLVGGMLTLGGVILSERWTTVFGRT
- a CDS encoding triacylglycerol lipase, coding for MSQGSATRYPMVLVPGMLGFVRLVLYPYWYGIISALRQGGAVVFAVQVSPLNSSEVRGEQLLARIEEILRETGAEKVNLIGHSQGSLTARYAAAKRPDWVASVTSVAGPNHGSELADYLHKHYPHDSATGRLLTFLLRMIAALMSLLETGYRGPKFPVDVHASHHSLTTEGVALFNQRYPQGLPETWGGQGPEEVNGVRYYSWSGTLQPGKTDSGRNVLDGTNRSCRLFAKTFVREAGHCDGMVGRYSSHLGTVIGDEYPLDHFDIVNQSLGLVGKGAEPIRLFVEHAARLKAAGL
- a CDS encoding AsmA family protein; this encodes MTRTRKVLAWTFTSLVVLLAVLVLVIVFFDWNRIKPPLNAKVSEELHRPFAINGNLAVVWRREIGEGGWRSWVPWPHVVAEDLSLGNPDWSKTPQMATLKRVELRISPLALLAQRVVIPRIDLTEPNAELQRLADGRANWTFKFDPKDPNAEPSPWVVDIGAIGFDKGHVTLDDQSLKTQLDLLIDPLGKPIPFSDIVGDKAAKTVQEKGNAPQDYAFALKVKGQYRGQKLTGQGKIGGLLALQDSATPFPLQAQVQIADTSVQLAGTLTDPLNLGALDLRLKLAGTSLGNLYPLTGVILPDTPPYATDGHLIAKLHEPGGAVFRYEEFNGKIGSSDIHGNLAYVASQPRPKLSGSLLSNQLLFADLAPLIGADSNAKQKARGGESKQPADKVLPVEEFKTERWRDMDADVEFTGKRIVHSEKLPFNDLYTHLVLTDGVLSLEPLRFGVAGGKLDAQIRLDGHTDPLEGKAKLTARGFKLKQLFPTFEPMKTSFGELNGDADISGRGNSVAKLLGSANGNLKMLINDGAISRELMELAGLNVGNYVVGRIFGDKEVKINCAAADLDIKSGLASTRLFVFDTENAIVYIDGTVNMATEQLDLTITPESKGWRLISLRSPLYVRGKFIKPDAGVKAVPLMLRGAGMVALGVIAAPAAGLLALVAPSGGEPNQCAPLLEQMKAGKAPVTVKPTR